In Patulibacter sp. SYSU D01012, a single window of DNA contains:
- a CDS encoding type 1 glutamine amidotransferase domain-containing protein: MTHVLIVLTAADHLTLVDGTKHPTGFWAEELVAPYRAFHEAGYDITIATPGGAEPKVDEGSLAPEANDGDEEKVRELRDELNAIGLQLTAPAKLEGIDPHEFDVVFVPGGHGPMEDLAVDDTTGRILTTMLDDDAKIVASVCHGPAALLAARRGDGSWPFADRTLTAFTNEEEHQAGLGETVVWLLEDRLRDGGAKFEYGEPWAPFVIEDRNLITGQNPASSQPVADRIVALLEERRRAEEEAAEAADAEE, encoded by the coding sequence ATGACCCACGTCCTGATCGTCCTCACCGCCGCCGACCACCTGACCCTCGTCGACGGCACGAAGCACCCGACCGGGTTCTGGGCCGAGGAGCTCGTCGCGCCGTACCGGGCGTTCCACGAGGCCGGCTACGACATCACCATCGCCACGCCCGGCGGCGCCGAGCCGAAGGTCGACGAGGGCAGCCTGGCGCCCGAGGCCAACGACGGCGACGAGGAGAAGGTCCGCGAGCTGCGCGACGAGCTCAACGCGATCGGCCTGCAGCTGACGGCGCCCGCCAAGCTCGAGGGGATCGATCCGCACGAGTTCGACGTCGTCTTCGTCCCCGGCGGCCACGGGCCGATGGAGGACCTGGCGGTCGACGACACGACCGGCCGGATCCTCACCACGATGCTCGACGACGACGCGAAGATCGTCGCGTCCGTCTGCCACGGCCCCGCCGCGCTCCTCGCCGCGCGTCGCGGCGACGGCTCCTGGCCCTTCGCCGACCGCACCCTCACCGCGTTCACGAACGAGGAGGAGCACCAGGCCGGCCTGGGCGAGACCGTCGTCTGGCTGCTCGAGGATCGCCTGCGCGACGGCGGTGCGAAGTTCGAGTACGGCGAGCCGTGGGCCCCCTTCGTGATCGAGGACCGCAACCTGATCACCGGCCAGAATCCCGCGTCCTCGCAGCCCGTCGCCGACCGCATCGTCGCGCTGCTGGAGGAGCGCCGCCGCGCCGAGGAGGAGGCGGCCGAGGCCGCCGACGCCGAGGAGTAG
- a CDS encoding ABC transporter substrate-binding protein, translating into MNPSRALAALLLVPAALAVSACGEPKDESSSTPTTTASAQACQKDQLDLVTGGKLTIATDKPAYPPYFEDDDPSNGKGFESAVGYAIADELGFAKNEVTWKTESFNSSYAPGPKRFDFDLNQISITPERQKAVDFSDEYFTAPQAVVVPKGSKLKDATFAALRQAQLGVQIGTTSLKAVSASVKPTKDPKVFDTSNDVVTALKQGQVDAVVVDLPTAFYLTGAQVEGASILGQFEAPGGDRWGAVLKKGSSLTACVSDAIESLRQNGELEKITDRWLGGGADVPTLQ; encoded by the coding sequence ATGAACCCATCCCGTGCGCTCGCCGCGCTGCTCCTCGTCCCCGCCGCTCTCGCCGTCAGCGCGTGCGGCGAGCCGAAGGACGAGTCCTCCTCCACGCCGACGACCACCGCGTCGGCGCAGGCCTGCCAGAAGGACCAGCTCGACCTGGTCACCGGCGGCAAGCTGACGATCGCGACCGACAAGCCGGCGTACCCGCCGTACTTCGAGGACGACGACCCGAGCAACGGCAAGGGCTTCGAGAGCGCCGTCGGCTACGCGATCGCGGACGAGCTCGGCTTCGCGAAGAACGAGGTCACGTGGAAGACGGAGTCGTTCAACTCCTCCTACGCCCCGGGCCCGAAGCGCTTCGACTTCGACCTCAACCAGATCTCGATCACGCCCGAGCGCCAGAAGGCCGTCGACTTCTCGGACGAGTACTTCACCGCCCCGCAGGCCGTCGTCGTGCCGAAGGGCTCGAAGCTGAAGGACGCGACGTTCGCCGCGCTGCGCCAGGCGCAGCTGGGCGTGCAGATCGGCACCACCAGCCTGAAGGCGGTCTCGGCGTCGGTGAAGCCGACGAAGGACCCGAAGGTGTTCGACACCTCCAACGATGTCGTCACCGCGCTGAAGCAGGGCCAGGTCGACGCGGTCGTGGTCGACCTGCCGACGGCGTTCTACCTGACGGGCGCGCAGGTCGAGGGCGCGTCGATCCTGGGCCAGTTCGAGGCCCCGGGCGGCGACCGCTGGGGCGCCGTGCTGAAGAAGGGCTCGTCGCTGACCGCCTGCGTGTCGGACGCCATCGAGTCGCTGCGGCAGAACGGCGAGCTCGAGAAGATCACCGACCGCTGGCTCGGCGGCGGCGCGGACGTCCCCACCCTGCAGTAG
- a CDS encoding amino acid ABC transporter permease, with protein MSTTPSPAGAPDAATAPSRREVRAAAKRRRARRDVLVAVVATIVVLGGLAAVLLTSPGWPNVRETFFDTDQFSKHFPDVLGGFWLDVKLFVIIELGVLVLGLLIAVLRSTRAPVLFPLRLVATVFTDVLRGIPTILLVYLFGFGLPALELTGVPTDPLVCGAIALTLSYSAYVAEVFRSGIDSIHPAQRSAALALGLSESQALRHVVLPQAVRRVVPPLLNDFIALQKDVAIVGILGPQEAFRIAQISAAEQFNYTPLIAAALLYLCVTIPLARLVDYMQHRSRVRQNAGAPA; from the coding sequence ATGTCGACCACCCCGAGCCCCGCCGGCGCGCCGGACGCCGCGACGGCCCCGTCGCGGCGCGAGGTGCGCGCCGCCGCCAAGCGCCGGCGCGCCCGCCGCGACGTCCTCGTCGCCGTCGTCGCGACGATCGTCGTGCTCGGCGGCCTCGCGGCCGTCCTGCTCACCAGCCCGGGGTGGCCGAACGTCCGCGAGACGTTCTTCGACACGGACCAGTTCTCGAAGCACTTCCCCGACGTGCTCGGGGGCTTCTGGCTCGACGTCAAGCTGTTCGTGATCATCGAGCTCGGGGTGCTGGTCCTGGGCCTGCTGATCGCGGTCCTGCGCAGCACCCGCGCGCCGGTGCTCTTCCCGCTGCGGCTCGTCGCGACGGTCTTCACCGACGTGCTGCGCGGCATCCCGACGATCCTGCTCGTCTACCTGTTCGGCTTCGGCCTGCCCGCCCTGGAGCTGACCGGCGTGCCGACCGACCCGCTCGTCTGCGGGGCGATCGCCCTGACGCTGTCGTACTCCGCGTACGTCGCCGAGGTCTTCCGCTCGGGCATCGACTCGATCCACCCCGCGCAGCGCTCCGCCGCGCTCGCCCTCGGCCTGTCCGAGTCGCAGGCGCTGCGCCACGTCGTGCTGCCGCAGGCCGTGCGCCGCGTGGTGCCGCCGCTGCTCAACGACTTCATCGCCCTGCAGAAGGACGTGGCGATCGTCGGCATCCTCGGCCCGCAGGAGGCGTTCCGCATCGCGCAGATCTCGGCCGCCGAGCAGTTCAACTACACGCCGCTGATCGCCGCCGCCCTGCTCTACCTGTGCGTGACGATCCCGCTGGCCCGGCTGGTGGACTACATGCAGCACCGCAGCCGGGTGCGCCAGAACGCGGGGGCCCCGGCGTGA